One Peterkaempfera bronchialis DNA window includes the following coding sequences:
- a CDS encoding AIM24 family protein, translating to MAQFRLQGSKVLAVDMMGDAVKARNGSMVAYSGQMSFKKLTGGGDGLRGMVTRRLTGEQMTVMEVKGQGTCYFADRATEVNLVRLNGETLFVEADNLLCTEATLRTGTSFTGLHGAASGNGLFTTKVEGQGWAAVMSDGPAIILRVSQGMPLRVDPGAYIAHTGNLNRGFKSGAGFSTFFGEGGGEAMQIEFTGDGLVYVQPSERSTIGGNV from the coding sequence GTGGCACAGTTTCGGCTCCAGGGGTCCAAGGTGCTCGCCGTCGACATGATGGGCGACGCCGTCAAGGCCCGCAACGGGTCCATGGTCGCCTACAGCGGCCAGATGTCGTTCAAGAAGCTCACGGGCGGGGGTGACGGCCTGCGTGGCATGGTGACGCGCCGTCTGACCGGTGAGCAGATGACCGTGATGGAGGTGAAGGGGCAGGGTACCTGCTACTTCGCGGACCGGGCCACCGAGGTGAACCTGGTCCGGCTGAACGGCGAGACGCTCTTTGTCGAGGCCGACAACCTGCTCTGCACCGAGGCGACGCTCCGTACCGGCACCTCCTTCACCGGGTTGCACGGCGCGGCCTCCGGCAACGGCCTCTTCACCACCAAGGTGGAGGGCCAGGGTTGGGCGGCGGTGATGTCGGACGGACCGGCGATCATCCTGCGGGTCTCCCAGGGGATGCCGCTGCGGGTCGACCCGGGCGCGTACATCGCGCACACCGGCAACCTCAACCGGGGTTTCAAGTCCGGGGCGGGGTTCAGCACCTTCTTCGGCGAGGGGGGCGGCGAGGCGATGCAGATCGAGTTCACCGGCGACGGCCTGGTGTATGTGCAGCCGTCGGAGCGCAGCACGATCGGCGGTAACGTCTGA
- a CDS encoding DUF3817 domain-containing protein, whose product MSVRSSAVKSSAVHRLRLVSAPEAASFLVLLVCAVLKRTTEFNAVPVMGMVHGVLFVLYLLFLADAWKKQRWDARRGVLMLVLSVLPAGGFFAERMLAREEREGYTPAGAAEAAEAAEAAEKAAA is encoded by the coding sequence ATGTCAGTGAGGTCATCCGCCGTGAAGAGCAGCGCCGTCCACCGTCTGCGCCTCGTCTCCGCCCCCGAGGCCGCCTCCTTCCTCGTCCTGCTGGTCTGCGCGGTGCTCAAGCGCACCACCGAGTTCAATGCGGTGCCGGTGATGGGCATGGTGCACGGCGTGCTCTTCGTCCTCTATCTGCTCTTCCTCGCCGACGCCTGGAAGAAGCAGCGCTGGGACGCCCGGCGCGGGGTGCTGATGCTCGTGCTCTCCGTCCTGCCCGCCGGGGGCTTCTTCGCCGAGCGGATGCTGGCCCGCGAGGAGCGGGAGGGCTACACGCCGGCCGGGGCCGCAGAGGCCGCAGAGGCCGCAGAGGCCGCAGAGAAGGCCGCCGCCTGA
- a CDS encoding M4 family metallopeptidase, whose product MLVVGIQASTGTANALPGSLSGPAAAGQRAQLVEQATTQAPGLARSLALGSQEKLVVRDVVVDADGTRHLRYDRTYGGLPVLGGDLVVHQTAGGAVKSVDRATGRALDLKSLTPGLTSAKAAAKATTTVKALVGDTSDKDEAPLAAVGTADAPQLVVWAASGTPRLAYETVVSGTRADGTPSEQHVVTDAASGAVLQQHEAIQTAAGTGQGIFVGTVPLTTTQSGSTYQLKDASRGNQYTTDLAGKTSGSGTLYTDADNIWGTGTVSNGQSAAVDAQYGAAVTWDFYKNTFGRNGIANDGKGAYSRVHYGKNYVNAFWDDSCFCMTYGDGSGNTHPLTELDVAGHEMSHGVTSRTARLNYSGESGGLNEATSDIFGTMVEFYANLPTDKPDYLIGELININGNGTPLRYMDKPSKDGASADYWSSSVKNLDVHYSSGVANHFFYLLAEGSGAKSINGVSYNSPTYSGSTVTGIGRDKAAAVWYRALTVYMTSTTNYASARTATLNAAKDLYGSGSTEYNAVAAAWTGVNVN is encoded by the coding sequence ATGCTCGTCGTGGGCATACAGGCGAGCACCGGTACGGCCAATGCCCTTCCCGGGTCGCTCTCGGGTCCGGCCGCCGCCGGGCAGCGAGCCCAGCTGGTCGAGCAGGCCACCACCCAGGCGCCCGGCCTGGCCCGGTCGCTGGCCCTCGGCAGCCAGGAGAAGCTGGTCGTCAGGGATGTCGTGGTGGACGCCGATGGCACCCGCCACCTGCGCTACGACCGCACCTACGGCGGCCTGCCCGTGCTCGGCGGCGACCTGGTGGTGCACCAGACCGCCGGCGGCGCCGTGAAGTCCGTGGACCGGGCCACCGGCCGCGCCCTCGACCTGAAGAGCCTCACCCCCGGCCTCACCTCGGCCAAGGCCGCCGCCAAGGCGACCACCACCGTCAAGGCGCTGGTGGGCGACACCTCCGACAAGGACGAGGCGCCGCTGGCGGCGGTCGGCACGGCCGACGCCCCGCAGCTGGTCGTCTGGGCCGCCTCGGGCACCCCCCGGCTGGCGTACGAGACCGTGGTCAGCGGCACCCGCGCCGACGGCACCCCGAGCGAGCAGCATGTGGTCACCGACGCCGCCTCGGGCGCCGTGCTCCAGCAGCACGAGGCGATCCAGACCGCGGCCGGCACCGGCCAGGGCATCTTCGTGGGCACGGTCCCGCTGACCACCACCCAGTCCGGCTCGACCTACCAGCTGAAGGACGCCTCCCGGGGCAACCAGTACACGACCGACCTGGCGGGCAAGACCAGCGGCAGCGGCACCCTCTACACCGACGCCGACAACATCTGGGGCACCGGCACCGTCTCCAACGGCCAGTCGGCGGCGGTGGACGCCCAGTACGGCGCCGCCGTCACCTGGGACTTCTACAAGAACACCTTCGGCCGCAACGGCATCGCCAACGACGGCAAGGGCGCCTACAGCCGCGTCCACTACGGCAAGAACTACGTCAATGCCTTCTGGGACGACTCCTGCTTCTGCATGACCTACGGCGACGGCTCGGGCAACACCCACCCGCTCACCGAACTGGACGTCGCCGGCCATGAGATGAGCCACGGTGTCACCAGCCGCACCGCGCGCCTCAACTACTCGGGCGAGTCCGGCGGCCTCAACGAGGCGACCTCGGACATCTTCGGCACCATGGTGGAGTTCTACGCCAACCTGCCCACCGACAAGCCGGACTACCTCATCGGCGAGCTGATCAACATCAACGGCAATGGCACGCCGCTGCGCTACATGGACAAGCCGTCCAAGGACGGCGCCTCCGCCGACTACTGGTCGTCCAGCGTGAAGAACCTCGACGTCCACTACTCCTCGGGCGTCGCCAACCACTTCTTCTACCTGCTGGCCGAGGGCAGCGGCGCCAAGAGCATCAACGGCGTCAGCTACAACAGCCCCACCTACAGCGGCAGCACGGTCACCGGCATCGGCCGCGACAAGGCCGCCGCCGTCTGGTACCGGGCGCTGACCGTCTACATGACCTCGACCACCAACTACGCGTCCGCCCGCACCGCCACCCTCAACGCCGCCAAGGACCTCTACGGCAGCGGCTCCACCGAGTACAACGCGGTCGCCGCCGCGTGGACCGGCGTCAACGTCAACTGA
- a CDS encoding MTH1187 family thiamine-binding protein: MIVAFSVTPLGVGEDVGEYVAEAVRVVRESGLPNRTDAMFTSVEGEWDEVMAVVRRAVDTVVARAPRVSVVIKADIRPGVVDGLTAKVDSVERYLASESDQR, translated from the coding sequence ATGATCGTCGCCTTCTCGGTCACCCCGCTGGGCGTGGGTGAGGACGTCGGAGAGTATGTCGCTGAGGCGGTGCGGGTGGTCCGGGAGTCCGGCCTGCCCAACCGTACCGACGCCATGTTCACCTCGGTCGAGGGCGAGTGGGACGAGGTGATGGCCGTGGTCAGGCGGGCCGTCGACACCGTCGTCGCCCGCGCCCCCCGGGTCAGCGTGGTGATCAAGGCGGACATCCGCCCCGGAGTGGTGGACGGCCTCACCGCCAAGGTCGACTCCGTCGAGCGGTATCTCGCCTCGGAGTCGGACCAGAGATGA
- a CDS encoding acyl-CoA mutase large subunit family protein — MDAEEIEAGRSRWQQRYDNARKRDADFTTLSGDTVEPVYGPAPGQPVEGFERIGWPGEYPFTRGLHPTGYRGRAWTIRQFAGFGNARQTNERYRMILDAGGGGLSVAFDMPTLMGRDSDDPRALGEVGHCGVAIDSAADMEVLFEGIPLGEVTTSMTISGPAVPVFCMYLVAAERQGVDPGVLNGTLQTDIFKEYIAQKEWLFAPEPHLRLIGDLMEYCAAGIPAYKPLSVSGYHIREAGATAAQELAFTLADGFGYVELGLSRGLDVDAFASGLSFFFDAHLDFFEEIAKFRAARRIWARWMREVYGARTDKAQWLRFHTQTAGVSLTAQQPYNNVVRTAVEALSAVLGGTNSLHTNALDETLALPSAQAAEIALRTQQVLMEETGVANVADPLGGSWYVEALTDRIEAEAEAIFERIRRMGERNGGAEHPVGPMTAGILRGIEDGWFVGEIAESAFRYQQALEKGEKRVVGVNCHTSTVTSDLEILRVSHEVETEQVRLLTERRAARDDAAVRAGIAAMLEAARSGANMVPPMLEAVRAEATLGEICDALREEWGTYTEPPGF, encoded by the coding sequence ATGGATGCCGAGGAGATCGAGGCGGGCCGGAGCCGCTGGCAGCAGCGGTACGACAACGCGCGGAAGCGCGATGCGGACTTCACCACCCTCTCCGGGGACACGGTCGAGCCCGTCTACGGGCCCGCGCCCGGGCAGCCCGTGGAGGGCTTCGAGCGGATCGGCTGGCCCGGCGAGTACCCCTTCACCCGGGGGCTGCACCCCACCGGGTACCGGGGCCGGGCCTGGACCATCCGGCAGTTCGCCGGGTTCGGCAACGCCCGGCAGACCAATGAGCGCTACCGGATGATCCTGGACGCGGGCGGCGGCGGCCTCTCGGTGGCGTTCGACATGCCGACCCTGATGGGCCGCGACTCCGACGACCCGCGTGCGCTGGGCGAGGTGGGCCACTGCGGGGTGGCGATCGACTCGGCCGCCGACATGGAGGTGCTCTTCGAGGGCATCCCGCTGGGCGAGGTCACCACCTCGATGACCATCTCGGGGCCGGCCGTCCCGGTCTTCTGCATGTACCTGGTGGCCGCCGAGCGCCAGGGCGTGGACCCGGGGGTGCTCAACGGGACCCTCCAGACGGACATCTTCAAGGAGTACATCGCCCAGAAGGAGTGGCTCTTCGCCCCCGAGCCGCATCTGCGGCTGATCGGCGACCTGATGGAGTACTGCGCGGCCGGCATCCCCGCCTACAAGCCGCTCTCGGTCTCCGGCTACCACATCCGGGAGGCCGGAGCCACGGCCGCGCAGGAGCTGGCCTTCACCCTGGCCGACGGCTTCGGCTATGTGGAACTGGGCCTCTCCCGGGGACTGGACGTGGACGCCTTCGCCTCCGGCCTCTCCTTCTTCTTCGACGCCCACCTGGACTTCTTCGAGGAGATCGCCAAGTTCCGCGCCGCCCGCCGCATCTGGGCCCGCTGGATGCGCGAGGTGTACGGGGCGAGGACCGACAAGGCGCAGTGGCTGCGCTTCCACACCCAGACCGCCGGGGTCTCGCTCACCGCGCAGCAGCCGTACAACAACGTGGTGCGCACCGCCGTGGAGGCGCTGTCGGCCGTCCTCGGCGGCACCAACTCGCTGCACACCAACGCCCTGGACGAGACCCTGGCGCTGCCCTCGGCACAGGCGGCGGAGATCGCGCTCCGCACCCAGCAGGTGCTGATGGAGGAGACCGGGGTCGCCAATGTCGCCGACCCGCTGGGCGGCTCCTGGTACGTGGAGGCGCTCACCGACCGGATCGAGGCCGAGGCGGAGGCGATCTTCGAGCGGATCCGCCGCATGGGCGAGCGCAACGGCGGGGCCGAGCACCCGGTGGGGCCGATGACGGCGGGCATCCTGCGCGGGATAGAGGACGGCTGGTTCGTGGGCGAGATCGCCGAGTCGGCGTTCCGCTACCAGCAGGCGCTGGAGAAGGGCGAGAAGCGGGTCGTCGGCGTCAACTGCCACACCTCCACGGTCACCTCCGACCTGGAGATCCTGCGGGTCAGCCATGAGGTGGAGACCGAGCAGGTGAGGCTGCTGACCGAACGCCGGGCAGCCCGCGACGACGCGGCCGTGCGGGCCGGGATCGCGGCGATGCTGGAGGCCGCCCGGTCCGGGGCGAACATGGTGCCGCCGATGCTGGAGGCGGTGCGGGCAGAGGCCACGCTGGGCGAGATCTGCGACGCGCTGCGCGAGGAGTGGGGCACCTACACCGAGCCGCCGGGCTTCTGA
- a CDS encoding MarR family winged helix-turn-helix transcriptional regulator, whose translation MDTHTASPAADTPAEDRAPWLTAQEQRLWRAHLDVSRLLEYQLGRELQPHGLAMNDYEILVVLSEESKRRMRMTDLATATLQSKSRLSHQITRMEKSGLVVREGCPGDRRGLYAVLTDKGWEVLRKVAPEHVRSVRHHFIDRFDEDQIAALYEALAPVAEHLRALRGRG comes from the coding sequence ATGGACACGCATACCGCATCCCCGGCCGCCGACACCCCGGCTGAGGACCGGGCGCCCTGGCTCACCGCCCAGGAGCAGCGGCTGTGGCGTGCCCACCTCGATGTGAGCCGGCTGCTGGAGTACCAGCTGGGTCGGGAGCTCCAGCCGCACGGGCTGGCCATGAACGACTACGAGATCCTGGTGGTGCTCTCCGAGGAGTCCAAGCGCCGGATGCGGATGACCGACCTGGCCACGGCCACCCTCCAGTCCAAGAGCCGCCTCTCGCACCAGATCACCCGGATGGAGAAGTCCGGGCTGGTGGTCCGCGAGGGCTGTCCGGGCGACCGCCGGGGCCTGTACGCGGTCCTCACCGACAAGGGCTGGGAGGTGCTGCGCAAGGTCGCCCCGGAGCATGTGCGCAGCGTCCGGCACCACTTCATCGACCGCTTCGACGAGGACCAGATCGCCGCGCTGTACGAGGCGCTGGCCCCCGTCGCCGAGCATCTGCGGGCGCTGCGCGGCCGAGGCTGA
- the meaB gene encoding methylmalonyl Co-A mutase-associated GTPase MeaB produces MIDVPTLVEQARQGRPRAVARLISLVENASPHLREVMAALAPYTGRAYTVGLTGSPGVGKSTSTSALVTAYRKRGKRVGVLAVDPSSPFSGGALLGDRVRMQDHATDPEVYIRSMATRGHLGGLSWAAPQALRVLDAAGCEVILVETVGVGQSEVEIAAQADTTVVLLAPGMGDGIQAAKAGILEIGDVFVVNKADRDGADATVRELGHMLALGESRKPGDWRPPIVKTVAARSEGVDETVEALEKHRAWMEERGELAARRRRRAGDEVEAIAVAALRSRMGDLHGDRRLESLAERVAAGTLDPYAAADELVDGVTQA; encoded by the coding sequence ATGATCGATGTGCCGACGCTGGTGGAGCAGGCGCGGCAGGGCCGCCCCCGTGCGGTGGCCCGGCTGATCTCGCTGGTGGAGAACGCCTCCCCGCACCTGCGGGAGGTGATGGCCGCGCTCGCCCCCTACACCGGCCGCGCCTACACGGTGGGGCTCACCGGTTCGCCGGGCGTCGGCAAGTCCACCTCCACCTCCGCGCTGGTCACCGCCTACCGCAAGCGCGGCAAGCGGGTCGGCGTGCTGGCCGTCGACCCCTCCTCGCCGTTCTCCGGCGGGGCGCTGCTCGGTGACCGGGTGCGGATGCAGGACCACGCCACCGACCCCGAGGTCTACATCCGCTCCATGGCGACCCGAGGCCACCTGGGCGGGCTCTCCTGGGCGGCACCGCAGGCGCTGCGGGTGCTGGACGCGGCCGGCTGCGAGGTGATCCTGGTGGAGACGGTCGGGGTGGGCCAGTCCGAGGTGGAGATCGCGGCGCAGGCCGACACCACCGTGGTGCTGCTGGCCCCGGGCATGGGCGACGGCATCCAGGCGGCCAAGGCGGGCATCCTGGAGATCGGCGACGTCTTTGTGGTCAACAAGGCGGACCGGGACGGCGCCGACGCCACCGTCCGGGAACTGGGCCATATGCTCGCGCTGGGCGAGTCCCGCAAGCCGGGCGACTGGCGTCCGCCGATCGTCAAGACGGTGGCGGCGCGCTCCGAGGGCGTGGACGAGACGGTCGAGGCGCTGGAGAAGCACCGCGCCTGGATGGAGGAGCGCGGCGAGCTGGCCGCCCGCCGCCGGCGCCGGGCCGGTGACGAGGTCGAGGCCATCGCGGTGGCGGCGCTGCGCAGCCGGATGGGCGACCTGCACGGCGACCGCCGGCTGGAGTCGCTGGCCGAGCGGGTGGCGGCGGGCACCCTGGACCCGTACGCGGCCGCCGATGAGCTGGTGGACGGCGTCACCCAGGCTTGA
- a CDS encoding AIM24 family protein, with protein MSYSPQPPGYPPQQGYPQQGYPPQQFGGPPLPQTPAGGPVVHDAHSLPSNDNVNDHAFSVDLNGQYFLQKGKMVAYYGNIQFHGIGHGPLDSLIGKSFHSPLHAADWVVAEGQGKMILADRAFDLNSYDLEDGNLTVRSGNLLAFDPELSLKQSIIPGFLTLIGTGKFVAASNGPVHFVEPPIRVDPQALVGWADCPSPCHHYDHSYLRGVLGGIRQLTGLGGVSGEEHQFEFIGAGQVLLQSSEQLMADIDIGRVPNEAGIPGAGAASQTGRPYGGGQQVPGLGDLGRRFGL; from the coding sequence ATGTCCTACTCGCCGCAGCCCCCGGGGTACCCGCCGCAGCAGGGCTACCCGCAACAGGGCTACCCGCCGCAGCAGTTCGGCGGGCCGCCGCTGCCGCAGACGCCGGCGGGCGGTCCGGTGGTGCATGACGCGCACTCGCTGCCCAGCAACGACAACGTCAACGACCATGCCTTCTCGGTGGACCTCAACGGCCAGTACTTCCTCCAGAAGGGGAAGATGGTCGCGTACTACGGGAACATCCAGTTCCATGGCATCGGCCATGGGCCGCTGGACTCCCTGATCGGCAAGAGCTTCCACTCGCCGCTGCACGCCGCCGACTGGGTGGTTGCGGAGGGTCAGGGCAAGATGATCCTGGCCGACCGGGCGTTCGACCTGAACTCCTACGACCTGGAGGACGGCAACCTCACGGTCCGGTCCGGCAATCTGCTGGCGTTCGACCCCGAGCTGTCGCTGAAGCAGTCGATCATCCCGGGGTTCCTCACCCTGATCGGCACCGGCAAGTTCGTGGCGGCGTCCAATGGGCCGGTGCACTTCGTGGAGCCGCCGATCCGGGTCGATCCGCAGGCGCTGGTCGGCTGGGCCGACTGCCCGTCCCCCTGCCACCACTACGACCACAGCTATCTGCGGGGCGTCCTGGGCGGCATCCGGCAGCTGACCGGGCTGGGCGGGGTCTCCGGCGAGGAGCACCAGTTCGAGTTCATCGGCGCGGGGCAGGTGCTGCTCCAGTCGTCCGAGCAGTTGATGGCCGACATCGACATCGGCCGGGTGCCCAACGAGGCGGGTATCCCGGGTGCGGGCGCCGCCTCGCAGACCGGTCGGCCGTACGGCGGCGGCCAGCAGGTCCCGGGGCTGGGCGACCTGGGGCGGCGCTTCGGGCTCTGA
- a CDS encoding MarR family winged helix-turn-helix transcriptional regulator, protein MPKPLSLDFDPIARADDLWARRWGTVPAMAAITSIMRAHQILLGRVDAVVKPYGLTFARYEALVLLTFSRTGELSLSKIGERLMVHPTSVTNTVDRLERAGLVSRRPNPLDGRGVLAAITDQGRRVVEAATRDLMAMEFGLDEYDPDRCQEIFDILRPLRIAAGDFADPEPAPTTGHADTAEPATRR, encoded by the coding sequence GTGCCCAAGCCGCTCAGCCTTGACTTCGACCCGATCGCCCGCGCCGACGACCTGTGGGCCAGGCGCTGGGGAACCGTCCCCGCGATGGCCGCGATCACGTCGATCATGCGCGCCCACCAGATCCTGCTCGGCCGGGTCGACGCGGTGGTCAAGCCGTACGGGCTCACCTTCGCCCGCTATGAGGCGCTGGTGCTGCTCACCTTCAGCCGGACCGGGGAGCTCTCGCTCTCCAAGATCGGCGAGCGGCTGATGGTCCACCCCACCAGCGTCACCAACACCGTCGACCGCCTGGAGCGGGCCGGCCTGGTCTCCCGCCGCCCCAACCCGCTCGACGGCCGGGGCGTGCTCGCCGCCATCACCGACCAGGGCCGCCGGGTCGTGGAGGCCGCCACCCGCGACCTGATGGCCATGGAGTTCGGCCTGGACGAGTACGACCCCGACCGGTGCCAGGAGATCTTCGACATCCTCCGCCCGCTCCGCATCGCCGCCGGCGACTTCGCCGACCCCGAGCCCGCCCCCACCACCGGCCACGCCGACACCGCCGAGCCCGCGACCCGCCGCTGA
- a CDS encoding acetyl-CoA C-acetyltransferase, producing MTGSAGTTSVIVAGARTPMGRLLGSLKGFSGADLGAFAIRAALERAGISGDQVQYVIMGQVLQAGAGQMPARQAAVKAGIPMSVPSLTVNKVCLSGLDAIALADQLIRAGEFDIVVAGGQESMTNAPHLLPKSREGYKYGSIQLLDAMAHDGLTDAFENVAMGESTEKHNTRLGIGREVQDEVAALSHQRAAAAQKNGLFEAEIVPVEIPQRKGDPVLFSQDEGIRPETTAESLGRLRPAFSKDGTITAGTSSQISDGAAAVVVMSRAKAEELGLEWIAEIGAHGNVAGPDNSLQSQPSNAIAHALAKEGLAVGDLDLIEINEAFAAVAVQSMKDLGVTTDKVNVNGGAIALGHPIGMSGARIVLHLALELKRRGGGVGAAALCGGGGQGDALIVRVPRA from the coding sequence ATGACCGGATCCGCCGGCACCACCTCTGTCATCGTCGCGGGTGCGCGCACCCCGATGGGCCGCCTGCTCGGTTCGCTGAAGGGCTTCTCGGGCGCCGACCTCGGTGCCTTCGCCATCAGGGCGGCCCTGGAGCGGGCCGGGATCAGCGGCGACCAGGTGCAGTACGTGATCATGGGCCAGGTGCTCCAGGCCGGCGCCGGCCAGATGCCCGCCCGGCAGGCCGCAGTCAAGGCCGGCATCCCGATGAGCGTCCCCTCGCTCACCGTCAACAAGGTCTGCCTCTCCGGTCTGGACGCCATCGCCCTGGCCGACCAGCTGATCCGGGCGGGTGAGTTCGACATCGTGGTGGCCGGCGGCCAGGAGTCCATGACCAACGCCCCGCACCTGCTCCCCAAGTCGCGCGAGGGCTACAAGTACGGCTCCATCCAGCTGCTGGACGCCATGGCGCACGACGGCCTCACCGACGCCTTCGAGAACGTCGCCATGGGCGAGTCCACCGAGAAGCACAACACCCGGCTGGGCATCGGCCGGGAGGTCCAGGACGAGGTCGCCGCCCTCTCCCACCAGCGGGCCGCCGCCGCCCAGAAGAACGGCCTCTTCGAGGCGGAGATCGTCCCCGTCGAGATCCCGCAGCGCAAGGGCGACCCGGTGCTCTTCAGCCAGGACGAGGGCATCCGTCCGGAGACCACCGCCGAGTCGCTGGGCCGGCTGCGCCCCGCCTTCAGCAAGGACGGCACCATCACCGCCGGGACCTCCTCGCAGATCTCCGACGGCGCCGCCGCGGTGGTCGTGATGAGCCGGGCCAAGGCCGAGGAGCTGGGCCTGGAGTGGATCGCCGAGATCGGCGCCCACGGCAATGTGGCCGGGCCGGACAACTCGCTCCAATCCCAGCCGTCCAACGCCATCGCGCATGCGCTGGCCAAGGAGGGCCTGGCCGTCGGCGACCTGGACCTGATCGAGATCAACGAGGCGTTCGCCGCCGTCGCCGTGCAGTCCATGAAGGACCTGGGCGTCACCACCGACAAGGTCAATGTCAACGGCGGCGCCATCGCGCTCGGCCACCCCATCGGGATGTCCGGCGCCCGCATCGTGCTGCACCTGGCGCTTGAGCTGAAGCGCCGGGGCGGCGGCGTCGGCGCTGCCGCCCTCTGCGGCGGCGGCGGCCAGGGCGACGCCCTGATCGTCCGGGTGCCCCGGGCCTGA
- a CDS encoding DUF3817 domain-containing protein translates to MKSNPLLTWYRVLAYATGCALLLLCGFMVAKYGFGAGKDATLYVAQLHGYLYMAYFVVAFLLGMKLKWPLGKLVLVLLAGTIPLASFFAERRVVRDAAPQKAVPEPVGV, encoded by the coding sequence GTGAAGTCGAACCCCCTGCTGACCTGGTACCGGGTGCTGGCCTATGCGACCGGCTGCGCGCTGCTGCTGCTGTGCGGCTTCATGGTCGCCAAGTACGGCTTCGGCGCGGGCAAGGACGCCACGCTCTATGTGGCGCAGCTGCACGGCTACCTCTACATGGCCTACTTCGTGGTGGCGTTCCTGCTGGGCATGAAGCTGAAGTGGCCGCTGGGCAAGCTGGTGCTGGTGCTGCTGGCCGGGACCATCCCGCTGGCGTCGTTCTTCGCCGAGCGCCGGGTGGTGCGCGACGCGGCGCCGCAGAAGGCGGTACCGGAGCCGGTCGGCGTCTGA
- a CDS encoding AIM24 family protein, whose protein sequence is MPFTRINGKMVEAQLFPGQRVFSQRGAMLAYSGQVTFAPNLMGGQGGMMSMLGRRVANEDTPLMTVEGQGRVMFGHGGHHVHVIDLTGDTLYVEADRLLAFDGTLQQSTMFMGSQGGVMGLVRGQVTGQGLFTTQLSGQGSVAVMAHGGVIELPISPQQPIHVDPQAYVAHRGDVRNKLSSALGWRDMIGRGSGEAFQLELSGHGMVYVQASEEKL, encoded by the coding sequence ATGCCGTTCACCAGGATCAACGGGAAGATGGTCGAGGCCCAGCTCTTCCCCGGCCAGCGGGTGTTCAGCCAGCGCGGCGCGATGCTCGCCTACAGCGGGCAGGTCACCTTCGCGCCCAATCTGATGGGCGGCCAGGGCGGCATGATGTCGATGCTCGGCCGCCGGGTGGCCAATGAGGACACCCCGCTGATGACGGTCGAGGGCCAGGGCCGGGTGATGTTCGGGCACGGCGGGCACCATGTGCATGTGATCGACCTCACCGGCGACACCCTCTATGTGGAGGCCGACCGGCTGCTCGCCTTCGACGGCACCCTTCAGCAGTCCACCATGTTCATGGGCTCGCAGGGCGGGGTGATGGGCCTGGTACGCGGCCAGGTGACCGGGCAGGGGCTCTTCACCACCCAGCTCAGCGGCCAGGGCTCGGTGGCGGTGATGGCCCACGGGGGCGTCATCGAGCTGCCGATCAGCCCGCAGCAGCCGATCCATGTGGACCCGCAGGCGTATGTGGCGCACCGGGGCGACGTCCGCAACAAGCTGTCCTCGGCGCTGGGTTGGCGCGACATGATCGGCCGGGGTTCGGGTGAGGCATTCCAGCTGGAGCTGTCCGGCCACGGGATGGTCTATGTGCAGGCCAGTGAGGAGAAGCTCTGA
- the mce gene encoding methylmalonyl-CoA epimerase: MLTRIDHIGIACFDLDRTVEFYRSTYGFEVFHSEVNEEQGVREAMLRINGTDDGGASYLQLLEPVREDSTVAKWLAKNGEGVHHIAFGTADVDADAAEIRGKGVRVLYDEPRKGSMGSRITFLHPKDCGGVLTELVTAATGAHAEHAEQTEH; this comes from the coding sequence TTGCTGACCCGCATCGACCACATCGGCATCGCCTGCTTCGACTTGGACCGAACGGTGGAGTTCTACCGCTCCACCTACGGCTTCGAGGTCTTCCACAGTGAGGTCAACGAGGAGCAGGGGGTGCGCGAGGCCATGCTGCGCATCAACGGCACCGACGACGGGGGCGCCTCGTACCTCCAGCTCCTGGAGCCGGTCCGGGAGGACTCCACCGTCGCCAAGTGGCTGGCGAAGAACGGGGAGGGCGTGCACCACATCGCCTTCGGCACCGCGGACGTGGACGCGGACGCCGCCGAGATCCGGGGCAAGGGCGTCCGGGTGCTGTACGACGAGCCCCGGAAGGGCTCGATGGGGTCGCGCATCACCTTTCTGCACCCCAAGGACTGCGGCGGTGTCCTCACCGAGTTGGTGACCGCCGCCACCGGGGCACACGCCGAGCACGCCGAGCAGACCGAGCACTGA